In Salvelinus alpinus chromosome 20, SLU_Salpinus.1, whole genome shotgun sequence, a genomic segment contains:
- the LOC139546498 gene encoding centromere protein J-like isoform X4, with product MCCVSAEAVAAAHAGATESPPAGGAGPSPGGAKEATGHGACGSTGWSRLHRDLQVDGSRLERGHSIGGRPPLSKFPNSPELPYRPPTRACVFPALETGAYLPTASKGPGAGGRGSGPNTGTEAWSSPHKHQLSGNADHMGDNEEMEEVMLSPHSAPSMTEECKAYRGDDSELDSQDRPIKQGIEGQKQTFEELLEEELRLEEQRLKTTQQQQSPEAVEGAIPKRVFLRRGEGLSRFTNRSKAPLPNRQRPQKDPKPQGTSEPKPTQRVSQWPPIQRKTAVLNKVNRPRDPCSPPLDSGSPDSKAAQPEAVRPGVLSSHHRQNMATPDLLRPRDVISNKVGGTSQPVSRTPAAAIKQLGLEERTGALQRNGSRPLRLDGAAEGKPGVVSEYSFELSFQEKLQRWDCDCHKECVELGEFELLEQASEELSFSSNSSFVMKVLQLDQQHPLHGSWGRHPLSLSSTPIKSPKPSPTKGIHSRGTSKSGLGTGSSSSESSGVSAVRAKEVVMREKGKATEEEDEMSDRKQHEEICISFHSSSEFGDQEKVARPPYQTIFPSNPWENTLPTSNPPYDKRSYQDREGGSGQAEGGRESDLDDSTLLEDREEGDRKGRLVFDDDDTWNDLEEAGRIVEDPIRTKGAATGNSHTLTITGNDVSPPERTLKRKVAVAKGAELERVSIITAANQEPDPPPASQLMARLFPSLKPKTQAPPPPEPRKSENEPGQQQQSRQLRERRLENENNQEYLRKERAEFEQQKAEELARFEEFKREETKKLQKERKVFEKHTAAARAIPDKRERDEIQALRQQLSSLHKKLKWRESRWSTTHSRLRQQIDSLSSDNSALRDEVRTLEKLRLSTWRKTGTDSDREEDRRENEREREGPRPFDSNIALGARGLKSASPDTVRSSLPQSSSSSRGSAAIEDGIRGILKRSAPTPAAAPDPTHSYSSDEQPYLTRSHDHSYNLSPRAPGLQTESTEVNEQQELSQDVIIHPDGMMERVLACGGRLIIFPNGTRKEVLADGLTAKVTFFNRDVKQIMADQRVIYYYADAQTTHTTYPDGIEVLQFPNNQTEKHFPDGRKEITYPDQTVKNLYPDGTEECTLTDGTIIQVNLDGSKEIRFNTGQKEVHTADYERREYPDGTLKTVYTDGRQETRYTTGRLRVKDKDGNVVMDNRP from the exons ATGTGCTGTGTTTCAGCTGAGGCAGTGGCAGCAGCACATGCAGGAGCAACTGAAAGCCCACCAGCGGGAGGAGCTGGTCCATCTCCAGGAGGAGCAAAAGAGGCTACTGGGCATGGTGCATGTGGCTCAACAGGATGGAGCAG ATTACATAGAGACCTCCAGGTTGACGGGAGcagactggagagagggcactctATTGGGGGACGCCCCCCTCTCTCAAAGTTCCCCAACAGCCCAGAGCTTCCCTATAGGCCCCCCACAAGGGCCTGCGTCTTCCCAGCTTTGGAGACAGGGGCCTACCTTCCAACAGCCTCCAAGGGGCCAGGAGCAGGAGGGAGAGGATCAGGACCAAACACTG GGACAGAAGCATGGAGCAGTCCACACAAACATCAGCTGAGTGGGAATGCTGATCATATGGGTGATAATGAGGAGATGGAAGAAGTCATGTTATCCCCCCATTCTGCTCCCTCTATGACTGAAGAATGCAAAGCATACAGAGGAGATGACAGTGAACTAGACTCACAGGACAG ACCCATTAAACAAGGAATAGAGGGGCAGAAGCAGACGTTTGAGGAGCTCCTGGAGGAAGAGCTgagactggaggagcagagacTGAAGACCACCCAGCAGCAGCAG AGCCCAGAGGCAGTTGAGGGTGCCATTCCCAAAAGGGTCTTCCTGAGGCGAGGGGAGGGCCTCTCCAGATTCACCAATAGAAGCAAAGCCCCATTACCCAACAGACAGAGACCCCAAAAAGACCCCAAACCCCAGGGGACCTCAGAACCCAAGCCCACCCAGAGGGTCAGTCAGTGGCCTCCCATACAGCGCAAGACTGCTGTGCTCAACAAGGTGAATAGACCCAGAGATCCCTGCTCACCCCCCCTGGACAGTGGCAGTCCAGACAGCAAGGCAGCGCAGCCAGAGGCAGTGAGACCCGGAGTCCTGAGCAGTCACCACAGACAGAACATGGCGACACCTGACCTTCTGAGACCTAGGGATGTGATTAGTAACAAGGTGGGTGGGACTTCTCAGCCTGTGAGTAGAACTCCTGCAGCTGCAATTAAACAGCTTGGGCTTGAGGAGAGGACTGGGGCCCTGCAGAGGAATGGAAGTCGTCCATTGAGACTAGATGGAGCAGCAGAGGGAAAACCAGGTGTTGTTTCAGAGTATTCCTTTGAGCTGTCGTTTCAGGAGAAGCTGCAGCGCTGGGACTGTGACTGTCACAAGGAGTGTGTGGAGCTGGGAGAGTTTGAGCTGCTGGAGCAGGCATCCGAGgagctctctttctcctccaactCATCCTTCGTCATGAAG GTGCTGCAGCTGGACCAGCAACACCCCCTCCATGGTAGCTGGGGGCGCCACCCGCTAAGCCTGTCCTCCACTCCAATCAAATCCCCCAAACCCTCGCCAACTAAAGGTATTCACAGCAGAGGCACCAGTAAAAGTGGCCTAGGAACAGGGAGCAGCTCCTCTGAATCATCAGGAGTATCTGCTGTGAGGGCAAAGGAGGTTGTGATGAGGGAGAAAGGAAAAGCCACTGAGGAGGAAGATGAAATGAGTGACCGCAAACAACATGAGGAAATCTGTATCTCGTTCCACAGCAGCTCTGAATTCGGGGATCAGGAGAAAGTAGCCCGACCGCCGTACCAAACTATATTTCCCAGCAACCCCTGGGAAAACACGCTCCCCACATCCAACCCTCCATATGACAAGAGGTCAtatcaggacagagaggggggctCAGGCCAGGCAGAGGGGGGCAGGGAGAGTGACCTTGATGACTCCACCCTATtggaggacagagaagagggggacCGCAAGGGTCGGTTGGTGTTTGATGACGATGACACCTGGAATGACCTGGAGGAGGCTGGCAGAATCGTTGAGGACCCCATCAGAACAAAAGGCGCTGCTACAGGAAACAGCCACACTCTCACAATAACAGGGAACGACGTCTCACCGCCAGAGAGGACGCTGAAGAGAAAGGTGGCTGTGGCCAAAGGGGCCGAGCTGGAGAGGGTGTCAATTATCACAGCAGCCAACCAGGAGCCAGATCCTCCTCCCGCCTCCCAGCTTATGGCCAGGCTGTTCCCCTCGCTGAAGCCCAAGACCCAGGCCCCTCCTCCACCAGAGCCTAGGAAGTCTGAGAACGAACCAG GCCAGCAGCAGCAGTCCAGGCAGctgagggagaggagactggagaaCGAGAATAACCAGGAATATCTCAG GAAGGAGAGGGCAGAGTTTGAGCAGCAGAAGGCTGAGGAGCTGGCCAGATTTGAAGAGTTCAAGAGGGAGGAGACTAAGAAGCTGCAGAAGGAACGCAAGGTGTTTGAGAAGCACACCGCCGCCGCCAGGGCCATACCAGACAAGAGGGAGCGCGACGAGATCCAG gccctgaggcagcagcTGAGTTCCCTACACAAGAAGCTGAAGTGGAGAGAGAGCCGCTGGTCCACCACACACAGCCGTCTCCGACAACAGATAGACTCCCTGAGCTCAGACAACAGTGCCCTGAGAGACGAGGTCCGCACCCTGGAGAAACTACGCCTCAGCacctggaggaagactgggacagacagcgacagagaggaagacaggcgggagaatgagagagagagggaggggcccAGGCCATTCGACAGCAACATTGCTCTTGGAGCCAGGGGCCTCAAATCAGCA AGTCCTGACACAGTGAGGAGCAGCCTACCACAGAGCAGTAGCTCCTCTAGAGGCAGTGCTGCTATTGAAG ACGGTATCAGGGGCATCCTAAAGAGGTCAGCCCCTACACCAGCCGCAGCACCCGATCCCACTCACAGTTACAGCTCAGACGAACAACCATATTTGACCAGGAGCCACGACCACTCATACAACCTATCCCCT AGGGCTCCAGGTCTGCAGACTGAGTCCACAGAGGTCAATGAGCAGCAAGAGCTAAGTCAGGATGTCATCATTCACCCTGATGGAATG ATGGAGAGGGTGCTGGCCTGTGGAGGGAGACTCATCATCTTTCCCAATGGGACCAGGAAGGAGGTGTTAGCGGACGGACTGACAGCCAAAGTCACCTTCTTCAACAGGGACGTCAAGCAGATTATGGCCGACCAGAGAGTG ATCTACTACTATGCTGATGCCCAGACCACTCACACCACCTATCCTGACGGCATCGAGGTTCTGCAGTTCCCCAACAATCAGACTG AGAAGCATTTCCCTGATGGCCGTAAGGAGATCACGTACCCTGACCAGACAGTTAAGAACCTGTATCCAGATGGGACGGAGGAGTGTACACTCACTGATGGGACCATCATACAAGTTAACCT GGATGGCAGTAAGGAGATCCGGTTCAACACAGGCCAGAAGGAGGTCCACACAGCAGACTATGAAAGGAGGGAGTACCCAGATGGCACTTTGAAGACAGTCTATACAGATGGCAGACAGGAGACCCGCTACACCACCGGACGCCTCAGAGTCAAAGACAAGGACGGCAACGTTGTCATGGACAACAGGCCCTAG
- the LOC139546498 gene encoding centromere protein J-like isoform X5 encodes MQEQLKAHQREELVHLQEEQKRLLGMVHVAQQDGADYIETSRLTGADWREGTLLGDAPLSQSSPTAQSFPIGPPQGPASSQLWRQGPTFQQPPRGQEQEGEDQDQTLVWKRTEAWSSPHKHQLSGNADHMGDNEEMEEVMLSPHSAPSMTEECKAYRGDDSELDSQDRPIKQGIEGQKQTFEELLEEELRLEEQRLKTTQQQQSPEAVEGAIPKRVFLRRGEGLSRFTNRSKAPLPNRQRPQKDPKPQGTSEPKPTQRVSQWPPIQRKTAVLNKVNRPRDPCSPPLDSGSPDSKAAQPEAVRPGVLSSHHRQNMATPDLLRPRDVISNKVGGTSQPVSRTPAAAIKQLGLEERTGALQRNGSRPLRLDGAAEGKPGVVSEYSFELSFQEKLQRWDCDCHKECVELGEFELLEQASEELSFSSNSSFVMKVLQLDQQHPLHGSWGRHPLSLSSTPIKSPKPSPTKGIHSRGTSKSGLGTGSSSSESSGVSAVRAKEVVMREKGKATEEEDEMSDRKQHEEICISFHSSSEFGDQEKVARPPYQTIFPSNPWENTLPTSNPPYDKRSYQDREGGSGQAEGGRESDLDDSTLLEDREEGDRKGRLVFDDDDTWNDLEEAGRIVEDPIRTKGAATGNSHTLTITGNDVSPPERTLKRKVAVAKGAELERVSIITAANQEPDPPPASQLMARLFPSLKPKTQAPPPPEPRKSENEPGQQQQSRQLRERRLENENNQEYLRKERAEFEQQKAEELARFEEFKREETKKLQKERKVFEKHTAAARAIPDKRERDEIQALRQQLSSLHKKLKWRESRWSTTHSRLRQQIDSLSSDNSALRDEVRTLEKLRLSTWRKTGTDSDREEDRRENEREREGPRPFDSNIALGARGLKSASPDTVRSSLPQSSSSSRGSAAIEDGIRGILKRSAPTPAAAPDPTHSYSSDEQPYLTRSHDHSYNLSPRAPGLQTESTEVNEQQELSQDVIIHPDGMMERVLACGGRLIIFPNGTRKEVLADGLTAKVTFFNRDVKQIMADQRVIYYYADAQTTHTTYPDGIEVLQFPNNQTEKHFPDGRKEITYPDQTVKNLYPDGTEECTLTDGTIIQVNLDGSKEIRFNTGQKEVHTADYERREYPDGTLKTVYTDGRQETRYTTGRLRVKDKDGNVVMDNRP; translated from the exons ATGCAGGAGCAACTGAAAGCCCACCAGCGGGAGGAGCTGGTCCATCTCCAGGAGGAGCAAAAGAGGCTACTGGGCATGGTGCATGTGGCTCAACAGGATGGAGCAG ATTACATAGAGACCTCCAGGTTGACGGGAGcagactggagagagggcactctATTGGGGGACGCCCCCCTCTCTCAAAGTTCCCCAACAGCCCAGAGCTTCCCTATAGGCCCCCCACAAGGGCCTGCGTCTTCCCAGCTTTGGAGACAGGGGCCTACCTTCCAACAGCCTCCAAGGGGCCAGGAGCAGGAGGGAGAGGATCAGGACCAAACACTGGTTTGGAAAA GGACAGAAGCATGGAGCAGTCCACACAAACATCAGCTGAGTGGGAATGCTGATCATATGGGTGATAATGAGGAGATGGAAGAAGTCATGTTATCCCCCCATTCTGCTCCCTCTATGACTGAAGAATGCAAAGCATACAGAGGAGATGACAGTGAACTAGACTCACAGGACAG ACCCATTAAACAAGGAATAGAGGGGCAGAAGCAGACGTTTGAGGAGCTCCTGGAGGAAGAGCTgagactggaggagcagagacTGAAGACCACCCAGCAGCAGCAG AGCCCAGAGGCAGTTGAGGGTGCCATTCCCAAAAGGGTCTTCCTGAGGCGAGGGGAGGGCCTCTCCAGATTCACCAATAGAAGCAAAGCCCCATTACCCAACAGACAGAGACCCCAAAAAGACCCCAAACCCCAGGGGACCTCAGAACCCAAGCCCACCCAGAGGGTCAGTCAGTGGCCTCCCATACAGCGCAAGACTGCTGTGCTCAACAAGGTGAATAGACCCAGAGATCCCTGCTCACCCCCCCTGGACAGTGGCAGTCCAGACAGCAAGGCAGCGCAGCCAGAGGCAGTGAGACCCGGAGTCCTGAGCAGTCACCACAGACAGAACATGGCGACACCTGACCTTCTGAGACCTAGGGATGTGATTAGTAACAAGGTGGGTGGGACTTCTCAGCCTGTGAGTAGAACTCCTGCAGCTGCAATTAAACAGCTTGGGCTTGAGGAGAGGACTGGGGCCCTGCAGAGGAATGGAAGTCGTCCATTGAGACTAGATGGAGCAGCAGAGGGAAAACCAGGTGTTGTTTCAGAGTATTCCTTTGAGCTGTCGTTTCAGGAGAAGCTGCAGCGCTGGGACTGTGACTGTCACAAGGAGTGTGTGGAGCTGGGAGAGTTTGAGCTGCTGGAGCAGGCATCCGAGgagctctctttctcctccaactCATCCTTCGTCATGAAG GTGCTGCAGCTGGACCAGCAACACCCCCTCCATGGTAGCTGGGGGCGCCACCCGCTAAGCCTGTCCTCCACTCCAATCAAATCCCCCAAACCCTCGCCAACTAAAGGTATTCACAGCAGAGGCACCAGTAAAAGTGGCCTAGGAACAGGGAGCAGCTCCTCTGAATCATCAGGAGTATCTGCTGTGAGGGCAAAGGAGGTTGTGATGAGGGAGAAAGGAAAAGCCACTGAGGAGGAAGATGAAATGAGTGACCGCAAACAACATGAGGAAATCTGTATCTCGTTCCACAGCAGCTCTGAATTCGGGGATCAGGAGAAAGTAGCCCGACCGCCGTACCAAACTATATTTCCCAGCAACCCCTGGGAAAACACGCTCCCCACATCCAACCCTCCATATGACAAGAGGTCAtatcaggacagagaggggggctCAGGCCAGGCAGAGGGGGGCAGGGAGAGTGACCTTGATGACTCCACCCTATtggaggacagagaagagggggacCGCAAGGGTCGGTTGGTGTTTGATGACGATGACACCTGGAATGACCTGGAGGAGGCTGGCAGAATCGTTGAGGACCCCATCAGAACAAAAGGCGCTGCTACAGGAAACAGCCACACTCTCACAATAACAGGGAACGACGTCTCACCGCCAGAGAGGACGCTGAAGAGAAAGGTGGCTGTGGCCAAAGGGGCCGAGCTGGAGAGGGTGTCAATTATCACAGCAGCCAACCAGGAGCCAGATCCTCCTCCCGCCTCCCAGCTTATGGCCAGGCTGTTCCCCTCGCTGAAGCCCAAGACCCAGGCCCCTCCTCCACCAGAGCCTAGGAAGTCTGAGAACGAACCAG GCCAGCAGCAGCAGTCCAGGCAGctgagggagaggagactggagaaCGAGAATAACCAGGAATATCTCAG GAAGGAGAGGGCAGAGTTTGAGCAGCAGAAGGCTGAGGAGCTGGCCAGATTTGAAGAGTTCAAGAGGGAGGAGACTAAGAAGCTGCAGAAGGAACGCAAGGTGTTTGAGAAGCACACCGCCGCCGCCAGGGCCATACCAGACAAGAGGGAGCGCGACGAGATCCAG gccctgaggcagcagcTGAGTTCCCTACACAAGAAGCTGAAGTGGAGAGAGAGCCGCTGGTCCACCACACACAGCCGTCTCCGACAACAGATAGACTCCCTGAGCTCAGACAACAGTGCCCTGAGAGACGAGGTCCGCACCCTGGAGAAACTACGCCTCAGCacctggaggaagactgggacagacagcgacagagaggaagacaggcgggagaatgagagagagagggaggggcccAGGCCATTCGACAGCAACATTGCTCTTGGAGCCAGGGGCCTCAAATCAGCA AGTCCTGACACAGTGAGGAGCAGCCTACCACAGAGCAGTAGCTCCTCTAGAGGCAGTGCTGCTATTGAAG ACGGTATCAGGGGCATCCTAAAGAGGTCAGCCCCTACACCAGCCGCAGCACCCGATCCCACTCACAGTTACAGCTCAGACGAACAACCATATTTGACCAGGAGCCACGACCACTCATACAACCTATCCCCT AGGGCTCCAGGTCTGCAGACTGAGTCCACAGAGGTCAATGAGCAGCAAGAGCTAAGTCAGGATGTCATCATTCACCCTGATGGAATG ATGGAGAGGGTGCTGGCCTGTGGAGGGAGACTCATCATCTTTCCCAATGGGACCAGGAAGGAGGTGTTAGCGGACGGACTGACAGCCAAAGTCACCTTCTTCAACAGGGACGTCAAGCAGATTATGGCCGACCAGAGAGTG ATCTACTACTATGCTGATGCCCAGACCACTCACACCACCTATCCTGACGGCATCGAGGTTCTGCAGTTCCCCAACAATCAGACTG AGAAGCATTTCCCTGATGGCCGTAAGGAGATCACGTACCCTGACCAGACAGTTAAGAACCTGTATCCAGATGGGACGGAGGAGTGTACACTCACTGATGGGACCATCATACAAGTTAACCT GGATGGCAGTAAGGAGATCCGGTTCAACACAGGCCAGAAGGAGGTCCACACAGCAGACTATGAAAGGAGGGAGTACCCAGATGGCACTTTGAAGACAGTCTATACAGATGGCAGACAGGAGACCCGCTACACCACCGGACGCCTCAGAGTCAAAGACAAGGACGGCAACGTTGTCATGGACAACAGGCCCTAG
- the LOC139546498 gene encoding centromere protein J-like isoform X3, producing MSSPAGLQAQQCQTNFLARWMPSISRAGVILNHSLDLAESLRYSSVWGSRDVDDSFANLFLCLSVNSLVHDAESGTELNKQNQRPGDRTLSERQFAGLQAAASQGLTLHGEMEKLVKQSQDLPLILKLEQLRQWQQHMQEQLKAHQREELVHLQEEQKRLLGMVHVAQQDGADYIETSRLTGADWREGTLLGDAPLSQSSPTAQSFPIGPPQGPASSQLWRQGPTFQQPPRGQEQEGEDQDQTLVWKRTEAWSSPHKHQLSGNADHMGDNEEMEEVMLSPHSAPSMTEECKAYRGDDSELDSQDRPIKQGIEGQKQTFEELLEEELRLEEQRLKTTQQQQSPEAVEGAIPKRVFLRRGEGLSRFTNRSKAPLPNRQRPQKDPKPQGTSEPKPTQRVSQWPPIQRKTAVLNKVNRPRDPCSPPLDSGSPDSKAAQPEAVRPGVLSSHHRQNMATPDLLRPRDVISNKVGGTSQPVSRTPAAAIKQLGLEERTGALQRNGSRPLRLDGAAEGKPGVVSEYSFELSFQEKLQRWDCDCHKECVELGEFELLEQASEELSFSSNSSFVMKVLQLDQQHPLHGSWGRHPLSLSSTPIKSPKPSPTKGIHSRGTSKSGLGTGSSSSESSGVSAVRAKEVVMREKGKATEEEDEMSDRKQHEEICISFHSSSEFGDQEKVARPPYQTIFPSNPWENTLPTSNPPYDKRSYQDREGGSGQAEGGRESDLDDSTLLEDREEGDRKGRLVFDDDDTWNDLEEAGRIVEDPIRTKGAATGNSHTLTITGNDVSPPERTLKRKVAVAKGAELERVSIITAANQEPDPPPASQLMARLFPSLKPKTQAPPPPEPRKSENEPGQQQQSRQLRERRLENENNQEYLRKERAEFEQQKAEELARFEEFKREETKKLQKERKVFEKHTAAARAIPDKRERDEIQALRQQLSSLHKKLKWRESRWSTTHSRLRQQIDSLSSDNSALRDEVRTLEKLRLSTWRKTGTDSDREEDRRENEREREGPRPFDSNIALGARGLKSAMERVLACGGRLIIFPNGTRKEVLADGLTAKVTFFNRDVKQIMADQRVIYYYADAQTTHTTYPDGIEVLQFPNNQTEKHFPDGRKEITYPDQTVKNLYPDGTEECTLTDGTIIQVNLDGSKEIRFNTGQKEVHTADYERREYPDGTLKTVYTDGRQETRYTTGRLRVKDKDGNVVMDNRP from the exons ATGTCATCTCCAGCTGGGTTACAGGCTCAGCAGTGCCAAACAAACTTCCTCGCCCGATGGATGCCAAGCATCTCTCGTGCCGGGGTTATCCTGAACCACTCCCTAGACCTGGCTGAGTCTCTTCGATATAGCTCTGTCTGGGGATCCCGGGACGTGGACGATTCCTTCGCTAATCTATTCCTTTGCCTCAGTGTAAATTCCCTCGTCCATGATGCTGAGTCTGGGACAGAATTGAACAAACAGAACCAGCGACCTGGGGATAGGACTTTGTCTGAAAGACAGTTTGCTGGACTGCAGGCAGCGGCGTCTCAAGGGTTGACGttacatggagagatggagaagttGGTAAAGCAGTCTCAGGACCTACCCCTGATACTCAAACTTGAACAG CTGAGGCAGTGGCAGCAGCACATGCAGGAGCAACTGAAAGCCCACCAGCGGGAGGAGCTGGTCCATCTCCAGGAGGAGCAAAAGAGGCTACTGGGCATGGTGCATGTGGCTCAACAGGATGGAGCAG ATTACATAGAGACCTCCAGGTTGACGGGAGcagactggagagagggcactctATTGGGGGACGCCCCCCTCTCTCAAAGTTCCCCAACAGCCCAGAGCTTCCCTATAGGCCCCCCACAAGGGCCTGCGTCTTCCCAGCTTTGGAGACAGGGGCCTACCTTCCAACAGCCTCCAAGGGGCCAGGAGCAGGAGGGAGAGGATCAGGACCAAACACTGGTTTGGAAAA GGACAGAAGCATGGAGCAGTCCACACAAACATCAGCTGAGTGGGAATGCTGATCATATGGGTGATAATGAGGAGATGGAAGAAGTCATGTTATCCCCCCATTCTGCTCCCTCTATGACTGAAGAATGCAAAGCATACAGAGGAGATGACAGTGAACTAGACTCACAGGACAG ACCCATTAAACAAGGAATAGAGGGGCAGAAGCAGACGTTTGAGGAGCTCCTGGAGGAAGAGCTgagactggaggagcagagacTGAAGACCACCCAGCAGCAGCAG AGCCCAGAGGCAGTTGAGGGTGCCATTCCCAAAAGGGTCTTCCTGAGGCGAGGGGAGGGCCTCTCCAGATTCACCAATAGAAGCAAAGCCCCATTACCCAACAGACAGAGACCCCAAAAAGACCCCAAACCCCAGGGGACCTCAGAACCCAAGCCCACCCAGAGGGTCAGTCAGTGGCCTCCCATACAGCGCAAGACTGCTGTGCTCAACAAGGTGAATAGACCCAGAGATCCCTGCTCACCCCCCCTGGACAGTGGCAGTCCAGACAGCAAGGCAGCGCAGCCAGAGGCAGTGAGACCCGGAGTCCTGAGCAGTCACCACAGACAGAACATGGCGACACCTGACCTTCTGAGACCTAGGGATGTGATTAGTAACAAGGTGGGTGGGACTTCTCAGCCTGTGAGTAGAACTCCTGCAGCTGCAATTAAACAGCTTGGGCTTGAGGAGAGGACTGGGGCCCTGCAGAGGAATGGAAGTCGTCCATTGAGACTAGATGGAGCAGCAGAGGGAAAACCAGGTGTTGTTTCAGAGTATTCCTTTGAGCTGTCGTTTCAGGAGAAGCTGCAGCGCTGGGACTGTGACTGTCACAAGGAGTGTGTGGAGCTGGGAGAGTTTGAGCTGCTGGAGCAGGCATCCGAGgagctctctttctcctccaactCATCCTTCGTCATGAAG GTGCTGCAGCTGGACCAGCAACACCCCCTCCATGGTAGCTGGGGGCGCCACCCGCTAAGCCTGTCCTCCACTCCAATCAAATCCCCCAAACCCTCGCCAACTAAAGGTATTCACAGCAGAGGCACCAGTAAAAGTGGCCTAGGAACAGGGAGCAGCTCCTCTGAATCATCAGGAGTATCTGCTGTGAGGGCAAAGGAGGTTGTGATGAGGGAGAAAGGAAAAGCCACTGAGGAGGAAGATGAAATGAGTGACCGCAAACAACATGAGGAAATCTGTATCTCGTTCCACAGCAGCTCTGAATTCGGGGATCAGGAGAAAGTAGCCCGACCGCCGTACCAAACTATATTTCCCAGCAACCCCTGGGAAAACACGCTCCCCACATCCAACCCTCCATATGACAAGAGGTCAtatcaggacagagaggggggctCAGGCCAGGCAGAGGGGGGCAGGGAGAGTGACCTTGATGACTCCACCCTATtggaggacagagaagagggggacCGCAAGGGTCGGTTGGTGTTTGATGACGATGACACCTGGAATGACCTGGAGGAGGCTGGCAGAATCGTTGAGGACCCCATCAGAACAAAAGGCGCTGCTACAGGAAACAGCCACACTCTCACAATAACAGGGAACGACGTCTCACCGCCAGAGAGGACGCTGAAGAGAAAGGTGGCTGTGGCCAAAGGGGCCGAGCTGGAGAGGGTGTCAATTATCACAGCAGCCAACCAGGAGCCAGATCCTCCTCCCGCCTCCCAGCTTATGGCCAGGCTGTTCCCCTCGCTGAAGCCCAAGACCCAGGCCCCTCCTCCACCAGAGCCTAGGAAGTCTGAGAACGAACCAG GCCAGCAGCAGCAGTCCAGGCAGctgagggagaggagactggagaaCGAGAATAACCAGGAATATCTCAG GAAGGAGAGGGCAGAGTTTGAGCAGCAGAAGGCTGAGGAGCTGGCCAGATTTGAAGAGTTCAAGAGGGAGGAGACTAAGAAGCTGCAGAAGGAACGCAAGGTGTTTGAGAAGCACACCGCCGCCGCCAGGGCCATACCAGACAAGAGGGAGCGCGACGAGATCCAG gccctgaggcagcagcTGAGTTCCCTACACAAGAAGCTGAAGTGGAGAGAGAGCCGCTGGTCCACCACACACAGCCGTCTCCGACAACAGATAGACTCCCTGAGCTCAGACAACAGTGCCCTGAGAGACGAGGTCCGCACCCTGGAGAAACTACGCCTCAGCacctggaggaagactgggacagacagcgacagagaggaagacaggcgggagaatgagagagagagggaggggcccAGGCCATTCGACAGCAACATTGCTCTTGGAGCCAGGGGCCTCAAATCAGCA ATGGAGAGGGTGCTGGCCTGTGGAGGGAGACTCATCATCTTTCCCAATGGGACCAGGAAGGAGGTGTTAGCGGACGGACTGACAGCCAAAGTCACCTTCTTCAACAGGGACGTCAAGCAGATTATGGCCGACCAGAGAGTG ATCTACTACTATGCTGATGCCCAGACCACTCACACCACCTATCCTGACGGCATCGAGGTTCTGCAGTTCCCCAACAATCAGACTG AGAAGCATTTCCCTGATGGCCGTAAGGAGATCACGTACCCTGACCAGACAGTTAAGAACCTGTATCCAGATGGGACGGAGGAGTGTACACTCACTGATGGGACCATCATACAAGTTAACCT GGATGGCAGTAAGGAGATCCGGTTCAACACAGGCCAGAAGGAGGTCCACACAGCAGACTATGAAAGGAGGGAGTACCCAGATGGCACTTTGAAGACAGTCTATACAGATGGCAGACAGGAGACCCGCTACACCACCGGACGCCTCAGAGTCAAAGACAAGGACGGCAACGTTGTCATGGACAACAGGCCCTAG